The Dysidea avara chromosome 13, odDysAvar1.4, whole genome shotgun sequence genome includes a region encoding these proteins:
- the LOC136242331 gene encoding uncharacterized protein: MAGRALVCCFLFSITSGQLTCYQVNSNGSPSLIDEDAQPQLVVVCQSLKHGISTVTGRSVPNITRPKGAQKANADSFPVRRLLEKGWRGQTGPNHIYCYEVQSCITHEVDHHGIVYRQANYNSYGCSCKASNKLSWWKLIFTGLGLGVLLFIIIIVTLVLFLCCHLHYQHYIQTTSVDLSGSREDLIVRLSVDDDGISDDEFVYVVYSPQCEQWVEHTLMCKLYKWRLHCTTYDLSAIPGRPKIVEKLRLCDAASKIIVVLARDAFTEDNFLNEVLQIISSEHAKVIPILCGVSEDQLQENIVYRSIVTYVSIQHSDNHFDDRLQQALSNH; the protein is encoded by the exons ATGGCAGGTCGAGCGTTGGTTTGTTGCTTCCTCTTCAGTATAACATCTGGTCAGCTCACCTGCTATCAAGTCAATTCGAACG GATCACCATCGTTGATCGATGAAGACGCACAACCCCAGCTCGTTGTTGTATGTCAAAGCCTAAAACATGGGATATCAACAGTTACAGGAAGATCTGTTCCAAACATCACTCGGCCCAAAGGTGCCCAGAAGGCTAACGCTGACAGTTTTCCTGTTAGGAGA CTGTTGGAGAAAGGTTGGAGAGGACAAACTGGACCAAACCATATCTACT GTTATGAAGTACAGTCCTGTATAACTCATGAAGTTGATCATCATGGGATAGTGTATAGACAAGCAAATTATAACTCTTATGGCTGCTCCTGCAAGGCCAGTAACAAGCTATCCTGGTGGAAGTTGATCTTTACTGGACTAGGACTAGGAGTTCTTCTCTTCATCATTATCATTGTCACATTAGTCTTATTTCTCTGCTGTCACCTCCATTAccaacactacatacaaacaactTCTGTTGACTTATCAG GTAGTCGAGAGGATCTGATTGTGAGACTGTCAGTAGATGATGATGGAATTAGTGATGATGAGTTTGTCTATGTGGTGTACTCACCGCAGTGTGAGCAGTGGGTGGAGCATACCTTAATGTGTAAACTATACAAGTGGAGGCTACACTGTACCACCTATGATTTATCTGCTATTCCAGGCAGGCCAAAGATTGTAGAAAAGTTGAGGCTGTGTGACGCAGCTAGTAAGATCATTGTAGTATTGGCAAGAGATGCCTTCACTGAAGACAATTTCCTCAATGAAGTACTACAGATTATTAGCAGTGAACATGCTAAAGTCATTCCAATATTGTGTGGAGTGTCTGAAGATCAATTACAAGAAAACATTGTGTATAGAAGTATAGTGACATATGTCTCCATTCAGCATTCAGACAACCACTTTGATGATCGCCTGCAGCAAGCTTTGTCTAACCACTGA